In Ovis canadensis isolate MfBH-ARS-UI-01 breed Bighorn chromosome 11, ARS-UI_OviCan_v2, whole genome shotgun sequence, one genomic interval encodes:
- the LOC138414730 gene encoding keratin-associated protein 9-2-like isoform X4, which yields MTHSCCSPCCQPTCCRTTCCRTTCCKPTCVTTCCQPTCGGPSCCQPCCLPACCQTTCCRTTCLKPICSTTCCQPTCCDCCQPTCCGSSSCGQPCGGSNCCQPASCAPVYCHRTCYHPTCCCLPGCQDQSCGSSCCQPCSHPVCCQTTCCRPTCVTICCQPTCVSTCCQPSCC from the exons ATGACCCATTCCTGCTGCTCCCCTTGCTGTCAACCTACCTGCTGCAGGACCACCTGCTGCCG GACCACTTGCTGCAAACCTACTTGTGTGACCACCTGCTGTCAGCCCACCTGTGGTGGGCCCAGCTGCTGCCAGCCTTGCTGTCTCCCTGCCTGCTGTCAGACCACGTGCTGCAGGACCACCTGCCTCAAGCCTATTTGTTCGACCACCTGCTGCCAGCCCACCTGCTGTGA CTGCTGTCAGCCCACCTGCTGTGGATCCAGCAGCTGTGGACAACCCTGCGGTGGTTCTAACTGCTGTCAGCCAGCTTCCTGTGCACCCGTGTACTGCCATAGAACCTGCTACCACCCCACATGCTGCTGCCTGCCTGGGTGCCAAGACCAGAGCTGTGGATCCAGCTGCTGCCAGCCTTGCAGCCACCCTGTCTGCTGTCAGACCACCTGCTGCAGACCTACTTGTGTGACCATCTGCTGCCAGCCCAC CTGTGTGTCCACCTGCTGCCAGCCTTCCTGCTGCTGA
- the LOC138414730 gene encoding keratin-associated protein 9-2-like isoform X3, whose protein sequence is MTHSCCSPCCQPTCCRTTCCRTTCCKPTCVTTCCSTTCCQPTCCESSCCQPCCPPTCYQTSENTCCRTTCYKPTCVTTCCQPICCVTSCCQPTCCGSSSCGQPCGGSNCCQPASCAPVYCHRTCYHPTCCCLPGCQDQSCGSSCCQPCSHPVCCQTTCCRPTCVTICCQPTCVSTCCQPSCC, encoded by the exons ATGACCCATTCCTGCTGCTCCCCTTGCTGTCAACCTACCTGCTGCAGGACCACCTGCTGCCG GACCACTTGCTGCAAACCTACTTGTGTGACCACCTG TTGTTCGACCACCTGCTGCCAGCCCACCTGCTGTGAGTCCAGCTGCTGTCAGCCTTGCTGCCCCCCAACTTGCTATCAGACTAGTGAAAACACCTGCTGTAGGACCACCTGCTACAAACCTACCTGTGTGACCACTTGCTGCCAGCCCATCTG TTGTGTGACCAGCTGCTGTCAGCCCACCTGCTGTGGATCCAGCAGCTGTGGACAACCCTGCGGTGGTTCTAACTGCTGTCAGCCAGCTTCCTGTGCACCCGTGTACTGCCATAGAACCTGCTACCACCCCACATGCTGCTGCCTGCCTGGGTGCCAAGACCAGAGCTGTGGATCCAGCTGCTGCCAGCCTTGCAGCCACCCTGTCTGCTGTCAGACCACCTGCTGCAGACCTACTTGTGTGACCATCTGCTGCCAGCCCAC CTGTGTGTCCACCTGCTGCCAGCCTTCCTGCTGCTGA
- the LOC138414730 gene encoding keratin-associated protein 9-7-like isoform X2 yields the protein MTHSCCSPCCQPTCCRTTCCRPTCCETTCLKPICSTTCCQPTCCESSCCQPCCPPTCYQTSENTCCRTTCYKPTCVTTCCQPICCVTSCCQPTCCGSSSCGQPCGGSNCCQPASCAPVYCHRTCYHPTCCCLPGCQDQSCGSSCCQPCSHPVCCQTTCCRPTCVTICCQPTCVSTCCQPSCC from the exons ATGACCCATTCCTGCTGCTCCCCTTGCTGTCAACCTACCTGCTGCAGGACCACCTGCTGCCGGCCCACCTGCTGTGA GACCACCTGCCTCAAGCCTATTTGTTCGACCACCTGCTGCCAGCCCACCTGCTGTGAGTCCAGCTGCTGTCAGCCTTGCTGCCCCCCAACTTGCTATCAGACTAGTGAAAACACCTGCTGTAGGACCACCTGCTACAAACCTACCTGTGTGACCACTTGCTGCCAGCCCATCTG TTGTGTGACCAGCTGCTGTCAGCCCACCTGCTGTGGATCCAGCAGCTGTGGACAACCCTGCGGTGGTTCTAACTGCTGTCAGCCAGCTTCCTGTGCACCCGTGTACTGCCATAGAACCTGCTACCACCCCACATGCTGCTGCCTGCCTGGGTGCCAAGACCAGAGCTGTGGATCCAGCTGCTGCCAGCCTTGCAGCCACCCTGTCTGCTGTCAGACCACCTGCTGCAGACCTACTTGTGTGACCATCTGCTGCCAGCCCAC CTGTGTGTCCACCTGCTGCCAGCCTTCCTGCTGCTGA
- the LOC138414730 gene encoding keratin-associated protein 9-7-like isoform X1, with protein MTHSCCSPCCQPTCCRTTCCRPTCCESSCCRPCCPPTCCQTTCCRTTCCKPTCVTTCCQPTCGGPSCCQPCCLPACCQTTCCRTTCLKPICSTTCCQPTCCESSCCQPCCPPTCYQTSENTCCRTTCYKPTCVTTCCQPICSGSSCCQPCCHPVCQTTSCRTTCLKPICATTCCQPTCCESSCCQPSCPQTCCQITETTCCKPTCVTSCCQPTCCGSSSCGQPCGGSNCCQPASCAPVYCHRTCYHPTCCCLPGCQDQSCGSSCCQPCSHPVCCQTTCCRTTCCHPSCVSTCCQPSCC; from the exons ATGACCCATTCCTGCTGCTCCCCTTGCTGTCAACCTACCTGCTGCAGGACCACCTGCTGCCGGCCCACCTGCTGTGAGTCCAGCTGCTGTCGGCCCTGCTGCCCCCCAACTTGCTGTCAAACCACCTGTTGCAGGACCACTTGCTGCAAACCTACTTGTGTGACCACCTGCTGTCAGCCCACCTGTGGTGGGCCCAGCTGCTGCCAGCCTTGCTGTCTCCCTGCCTGCTGTCAGACCACGTGCTGCAGGACCACCTGCCTCAAGCCTATTTGTTCGACCACCTGCTGCCAGCCCACCTGCTGTGAGTCCAGCTGCTGTCAGCCTTGCTGCCCCCCAACTTGCTATCAGACTAGTGAAAACACCTGCTGTAGGACCACCTGCTACAAACCTACCTGTGTGACCACTTGCTGCCAGCCCATCTGCAGTGGGTCCAGCTGCTGCCAGCCTTGCTGCCACCCTGTCTGTCAGACCACCAGCTGCAGGACCACCTGTCTCAAGCCTATTTGTGCGACCACCTGCTGCCAGCCCACCTGCTGTGAGTCCAGCTGCTGTcagccctcctgcccccaaacttgCTGTCAAATCACTGAAACCACCTGCTGCAAACCTACTTGTGTGACCAGCTGCTGTCAGCCCACCTGCTGTGGATCCAGCAGCTGTGGACAACCCTGCGGTGGTTCTAACTGCTGTCAGCCAGCTTCCTGTGCACCCGTGTACTGCCATAGAACCTGCTACCACCCCACATGCTGCTGCCTGCCTGGGTGCCAAGACCAGAGCTGTGGATCCAGCTGCTGCCAGCCTTGCAGCCACCCTGTCTGCTGTCAGACCAC CTGCTGTAGGACCACCTGCTGCCACCCCAGCTGTGTGTCCACCTGCTGCCAGCCTTCCTGCTGCTGA